The following proteins are co-located in the Streptomyces bottropensis ATCC 25435 genome:
- a CDS encoding peptidoglycan recognition protein family protein yields MFRIGRMRRSRFLASSIGVTCAAALALPAAIPATASAATPTDSSSTATLTPARTPARAAPLAPASGSTQSLPLLPLGADRHLGPAAAEQGLGKRDVRSFSLVGVVWDDPDTELQGRVQVRTRARDTDRWSGWQDVETHNHEHAADPDTAERDSGRVRGSTAPLWVGDSDGVEVRVRAETQGRTTAPGVQTLPDGLRLELVDPGSGTLEGAAGPSAVHAADPPPVGTPVDAPRLGTLTAESAAASAVNADLAPLGATSIPALSRKETEERLANVVPGVKPFIGPRPRIVTRAGWGADEKLRERDFRYTTRVSAAFVHHTASGNNYKCAQAPSVIRSIYRYHVVSSGWRDIGYNFLVDKCGNIYEGRAGGVAKAVMGAHTLGFNTNSMGVAVIGSYGTTKPPAVAVKGIAQLTAWKLGLYGANPKGKTYLTSGGGNLYAKGKKVLLHVISGHRDGFATECPGGRLYGKLGTARTDAARYQGR; encoded by the coding sequence ATGTTCAGGATCGGACGCATGCGTAGATCACGATTCCTCGCGTCCTCGATCGGCGTCACCTGCGCGGCGGCACTCGCTCTCCCGGCGGCAATCCCGGCGACGGCATCCGCGGCGACCCCGACGGACTCGTCCTCCACGGCGACCCTGACCCCGGCGCGGACCCCGGCCCGGGCCGCCCCGCTCGCGCCCGCGTCCGGCAGCACCCAGTCCCTCCCCCTCCTCCCCCTCGGCGCGGACCGGCACCTCGGCCCGGCCGCCGCCGAACAGGGCCTCGGCAAGCGGGACGTACGGTCCTTCTCCCTGGTCGGTGTCGTCTGGGACGACCCGGACACCGAACTCCAGGGCCGCGTCCAGGTCCGCACCCGCGCCAGGGACACCGACCGCTGGTCCGGCTGGCAGGACGTGGAGACGCACAACCACGAGCACGCCGCCGACCCGGACACCGCCGAGCGCGACTCGGGCCGCGTGCGCGGCTCCACCGCCCCGCTGTGGGTCGGCGACTCCGACGGCGTCGAGGTGCGCGTGCGCGCCGAGACCCAGGGCCGTACGACCGCTCCGGGCGTCCAGACGCTCCCGGACGGCCTACGTCTCGAACTGGTCGACCCCGGCTCCGGCACCCTGGAGGGCGCCGCGGGGCCGAGCGCCGTGCACGCGGCCGACCCCCCGCCCGTCGGCACCCCCGTGGACGCGCCGCGGCTGGGCACCCTGACCGCCGAGTCGGCCGCCGCCTCCGCCGTCAACGCCGACCTCGCGCCGCTCGGCGCCACCTCGATCCCGGCGCTGTCGCGCAAGGAGACGGAGGAGCGGCTGGCGAACGTGGTGCCCGGGGTGAAGCCGTTCATCGGACCGCGCCCCCGCATCGTCACACGAGCCGGCTGGGGCGCCGACGAGAAGCTGCGCGAGCGCGACTTCCGCTACACCACGCGGGTCAGCGCGGCCTTCGTGCACCACACGGCGTCGGGCAACAACTACAAGTGCGCGCAGGCCCCTTCCGTCATCCGCAGTATCTACCGCTACCACGTCGTGAGCAGCGGCTGGCGGGACATCGGCTACAACTTCCTCGTCGACAAGTGCGGAAACATCTACGAGGGACGCGCGGGTGGTGTCGCGAAGGCCGTCATGGGGGCGCACACCCTCGGCTTCAACACGAACAGCATGGGTGTCGCGGTCATCGGCAGCTACGGCACCACCAAGCCGCCCGCGGTGGCGGTGAAGGGAATCGCGCAACTAACCGCCTGGAAACTCGGTCTTTACGGAGCGAACCCCAAGGGCAAGACCTATCTCACTTCGGGTGGTGGCAATCTCTACGCAAAAGGTAAGAAGGTACTACTGCACGTGATCTCCGGCCACCGTGACGGGTTCGCGACCGAGTGCCCGGGGGGGCGCCTTTACGGAAAGCTCGGTACGGCCCGCACGGACGCCGCCCGCTATCAAGGCCGATAG
- a CDS encoding nucleotidyltransferase family protein, translated as MTEAILLVGGRGTRLRPLTVHTPKPMVPAAGVPFLTHQLARARAAGVDHIVLATSYLAEVFEPHFGDGSALGLHLEYVTEEEPLGTGGAIRNAASHLHSGPEDPVLVFNGDILTGLDIRRLVATHERTGADVSLHLTQVTDPRAYGLVPTDETGKVLAFLEKPQTPEEIVTDQINAGAYVFRRSVIDTIPAGRPVSVERETFPDLLAAGAHLQGMVDSTYWLDLGTPAAFVRGSADLVLGRAPSPAVPGRCGDRLVLPTARVAGDAKLTGGTVVGEGAFVGEGARVFGSTVLAGAVVEPGAVITDSLIGARARIGERSILTGAVIGDGAIIGADNELRTGVRVWCDAQIPTGALRFSSDQ; from the coding sequence GTGACAGAAGCGATCCTCCTGGTCGGCGGCAGAGGCACCCGGCTGCGTCCGCTCACGGTGCACACTCCCAAGCCCATGGTCCCGGCGGCCGGAGTCCCCTTCCTCACCCACCAGTTGGCGAGAGCCAGAGCCGCGGGCGTCGACCACATAGTTCTCGCCACCTCCTATCTGGCCGAGGTCTTCGAACCCCACTTCGGCGACGGCTCCGCCCTCGGCCTCCACCTGGAGTACGTCACGGAGGAGGAACCCCTGGGTACGGGCGGCGCCATCCGCAACGCCGCCTCGCACCTCCACTCCGGTCCCGAGGACCCGGTCCTCGTCTTCAACGGCGACATCCTCACCGGCCTCGACATCCGCCGCCTGGTCGCCACCCACGAGAGGACCGGCGCGGACGTCTCCCTCCACCTGACCCAGGTGACCGACCCGCGCGCCTACGGCCTCGTCCCCACCGACGAGACGGGCAAGGTCCTCGCCTTCCTCGAAAAGCCCCAGACCCCCGAGGAGATCGTCACCGACCAGATCAACGCGGGGGCGTACGTCTTCCGCCGCTCGGTCATCGACACGATCCCGGCGGGCCGTCCGGTCTCGGTGGAACGCGAGACGTTCCCGGACCTGCTGGCGGCGGGCGCCCATCTGCAGGGCATGGTCGACTCGACGTACTGGCTGGACCTCGGCACCCCCGCGGCCTTCGTCCGCGGCTCGGCGGACCTCGTCCTCGGCCGCGCCCCGTCCCCCGCCGTCCCCGGCCGCTGCGGCGACCGCCTCGTCCTGCCCACCGCCCGGGTCGCGGGCGACGCCAAGCTGACCGGCGGCACGGTGGTGGGCGAGGGCGCGTTCGTCGGCGAGGGCGCCCGCGTCTTCGGCAGCACGGTCCTGGCCGGCGCGGTCGTCGAACCCGGCGCGGTCATCACCGACTCCCTCATCGGCGCCCGCGCCCGCATCGGCGAACGCTCCATCCTCACCGGCGCCGTCATCGGCGACGGCGCGATCATCGGCGCCGACAACGAACTGCGCACAGGAGTCCGAGTCTGGTGCGACGCCCAGATCCCCACGGGGGCGCTCCGCTTCTCGTCGGACCAGTGA
- a CDS encoding TIGR03089 family protein, protein MNATDRTPADLLRSALAADPARPLVTFYDDATGERVELSVATFANWVAKTANLLQGELSAEPGDRVALLLPAHWQTAVWLLACSSVGVVAEVGGDPGAADLVVSGPDTLDAARACSGERVALALRPLGGRFAQVPDGFADYAVEVPSQGDRFVAYAPVDPEETALVVAGREFSGAEVVERARAEAGGLGLTGPGSRLLSGLGYDTWEGLSAGLYGPLASGGSVVLCRHLGALDEDALAKRIESERVTSTAR, encoded by the coding sequence GTGAACGCCACCGACCGCACCCCTGCCGACCTGCTGCGATCCGCGCTGGCCGCGGATCCCGCGCGCCCCCTGGTGACCTTCTACGACGACGCCACGGGCGAGCGGGTCGAATTGTCCGTGGCCACCTTCGCCAATTGGGTGGCCAAGACCGCGAATCTTCTGCAGGGCGAGTTGTCCGCGGAGCCGGGTGACCGGGTCGCGCTGCTGCTGCCGGCGCACTGGCAGACGGCGGTGTGGCTGTTGGCGTGTTCGTCGGTGGGGGTGGTCGCCGAGGTCGGTGGGGATCCGGGGGCGGCGGACCTCGTGGTGAGCGGGCCGGACACGCTGGACGCGGCTCGGGCGTGCTCCGGGGAGCGGGTCGCTCTCGCGCTGCGGCCGCTCGGGGGGCGGTTCGCGCAGGTGCCGGACGGCTTCGCCGACTATGCCGTGGAGGTGCCGTCGCAGGGGGATCGGTTCGTGGCGTACGCGCCGGTGGATCCCGAGGAGACGGCGTTGGTCGTGGCGGGGCGGGAGTTCAGTGGGGCGGAGGTCGTGGAGCGGGCTCGGGCGGAGGCAGGGGGGCTCGGGCTGACGGGGCCCGGGTCACGGTTGTTGTCGGGGCTGGGGTACGACACGTGGGAGGGGCTGTCCGCGGGGTTGTACGGGCCGCTCGCGAGTGGGGGGTCCGTGGTGTTGTGCCGGCATCTTGGGGCGTTGGACGAGGATGCGCTGGCCAAGCGGATCGAGAGTGAGCGGGTCACTTCGACCGCGCGGTGA
- a CDS encoding LCP family protein — protein sequence MDDVGGKVVGLGPGAGGTPTGAGARRRRRWVRWVAGGAGLVIVGAVGVGWAAYRKLDGNITSDRTAADELARYEKERPTALVRGAQNILVIGSDSRAGNGNGEYGRDSGTERSDTTILLHLAADRRSATAVSLPRDLMVEVPSCRRADGRRTEPAFTPFNYAFQAGGSACTIRTVERMTDIRIDHHVVVDFSGFKKMVDAVDGVEVCLAAPIHDKQADLRLPAGRVKLSGEQALGYVRARKSLGDGSDTERMDRQQRFLAALAAKVRGNEVLLNPVKLYPVLDAATSSLTTDPGLASLRGLYDLVRGLRTIPMEKVQFLTVPRKSYAYDANRDELVEPAAQRLFARLRTDEPLAIARELPGGKREGHTEQLSGSLSGTPDPMPTFRGSTAAEEDCA from the coding sequence GTGGACGACGTCGGAGGCAAGGTGGTGGGGCTGGGGCCCGGTGCGGGGGGCACGCCCACCGGGGCCGGGGCGCGGCGTCGGCGGCGGTGGGTGCGGTGGGTGGCCGGTGGGGCGGGGCTGGTGATCGTCGGGGCCGTGGGGGTGGGGTGGGCGGCGTACCGGAAGCTCGACGGGAACATCACGTCGGACCGGACGGCGGCGGACGAGCTGGCGCGGTACGAGAAGGAGCGGCCGACGGCGCTCGTGCGGGGCGCGCAGAACATCCTCGTGATCGGGTCGGACTCACGGGCGGGCAACGGCAACGGCGAGTACGGGCGGGACTCGGGGACCGAGCGGTCGGACACCACGATCCTGCTGCATCTCGCGGCCGACCGGCGGAGCGCGACCGCGGTGTCGCTGCCGCGGGACCTGATGGTGGAGGTGCCGAGCTGCCGGCGCGCGGACGGACGTCGTACGGAACCGGCCTTCACCCCGTTCAACTACGCGTTCCAGGCGGGTGGTTCGGCCTGCACCATCCGGACGGTCGAGCGGATGACCGATATCCGGATCGACCACCACGTCGTCGTGGACTTCAGCGGCTTCAAGAAGATGGTCGACGCCGTCGACGGGGTCGAGGTGTGCCTCGCCGCACCCATTCACGACAAACAGGCCGATCTGCGGCTGCCCGCGGGCCGGGTGAAGCTCAGCGGGGAACAGGCGCTGGGATACGTGCGGGCCCGCAAGTCGCTGGGGGACGGAAGCGACACGGAACGAATGGACCGGCAGCAGCGCTTCCTCGCGGCGCTGGCCGCGAAGGTGCGCGGCAACGAGGTCCTGCTGAATCCGGTGAAGCTCTATCCGGTCCTGGACGCGGCCACGTCCTCGCTCACCACGGATCCCGGGCTCGCGAGTCTGCGCGGGCTCTACGACCTTGTGCGCGGCCTGCGCACGATTCCCATGGAAAAGGTGCAATTCCTGACCGTTCCCAGGAAGTCGTATGCGTACGACGCCAATCGGGATGAGCTCGTCGAACCGGCGGCACAGAGACTTTTCGCACGACTGCGTACGGACGAACCCCTGGCGATCGCCCGGGAACTGCCGGGCGGGAAGCGGGAAGGGCATACGGAACAGCTTTCGGGAAGCCTCTCCGGGACACCGGATCCGATGCCGACTTTCCGCGGAAGTACGGCCGCGGAGGAGGACTGCGCGTGA